The Juglans regia cultivar Chandler chromosome 6, Walnut 2.0, whole genome shotgun sequence genome contains the following window.
TATTGGTAGTTAGGAATGGTAGATAATACATCTCTAGATAATATGAAGCAATCACATGGTTCGACTAACCTAATTAGgaacaatattaattagtttgaaGTAGCTCAGGtatttctctctgtctctctctgtttctttcaTCTTACTTCGGCTACTCTCTCTTTTAATCATTATAGTccatcaataaaagaaaaaagaggaaccAGAAATCCACCAAAAAGAGGCATATTGCcttcttattattattgttttaaggtGAGAACCCATTGAAAggaataaaagtttgaaatatatTAGGGAAAAGTTGGCAGAAGAGggaaaatttaatgaatttaaggtatgaaggagaaaaaaaaaagtctagaaTTACAAGGTTTGAGAAAGGCTATGAAAAGAAACCAAATGGCTTACAAAAAAAAacgaaagagagaaaaaggaagggtGTCGAAGAAGAATATTGAGACTTTAATAGAAATGGTGTTCATAAAAGGTTAAACAAGTGAATTAGATAGGAAGATAAGAAGAGTGGAATCTCCTACTTCCTCTTCCTGAGTCCAATAATAGAAAGTTTGAGATAAACATAATAGAAAGTTAATGTTGGTTATATTTGTTAGTGAATTAGATAGGGAGATACTTTTCTGTTATCaacacattatatatagaagtagTGACCAAGAGATGCAgatcattaattataataatttacaatgTCCCTTTTGCATGATGCCTAGAAAGAGCTACTTGTCACGATGGTAGGGAGCCATTACTCTGTGGTTTCCTGCAAATTTAAAGCAGCTAAATTGTTAACAATCTCATGGTACTTATCAAAATATCTAGAaatacttgtttattttattttctgcaatCTATAATTTGTCTTTAGATGCAAATGACATAATGTATTTTGGTGATTTCCCAAAACTTGCTTGTTCATAATCATGTGGTTTTGTATGGTAGGaaccaatttataatattgatagtgATGAGTTTGAGGGTGAACTTGAGGCTGAAAGTGTTGAGGTACAAGGTGATGTGAATGTTGAAGATGGGGTTAATGTCGAAGTCGAAGATGGAGTAAATGTGATTCCCTCTTCGAGTAGTGCTCCGTTGGAGCCATTCATTGGTATGGTATTTGAGGAGGTCGAAGATGCCCAAGCATTTTATAAGGCATATGCAAGGTGACAAGGATTTGCAATCCAGACAAATCATACTCGATTGTCGAAAGATGATAAAACTCGTTGTGCAGTAGACTATGTTTGCACAAGAGAATGATTTCGGCGGGTTAGTAGGAAAGAAACCAATCGAATAATGCCTAAACCTGCTGAGATAAAGATTGGATGTAAAGCAATAATGGGaataaagaaagatggtgaaaagTGGATAGTCAACAAGTTTGTGGTTGGACATAATCATATTTTGCTTACACCGAGAAGTACTAGTTTCCTTCGTGGACATAGGGGAGTTAGTAAAGTACAAAAGAAACTTATTTTGACCTTGTATGAGTCTGGTGTACCGACAAGGAAGATAATGTCGGTATTGAGTAAAGATTCAGGTGGTGACTTTAATGTCGGTTGTATTGGGAAGGATGTAGAAAATTACTTGGGAAGccaaaggagaaaaatatttgaagaggGTGATGCACAAAGGCTATATTCCTACTTTCTTGATCGACAAAACAAAGAACCTGGGTTTGTGTTCTCCATGCAAGTTGATAACGATGGGTGTATGGGAAGTTGTTTTTGGACTGATGCGAGATCAAGAGCTGCATACcaatattttggggatgttgttACATTTGATGCCACTTACTTGaccaatatttataagatgcCATTTGTGCCATTTTCTGgagttaatcatcatcatcagactATAATGTTTGGGTGTGCCTTATTAGTTAATGAAATGGCGGAatcatatatatggttattAAGAACATGGCAACAGGCAATGCTTAGGCGTGCCCCTTCAACTATAATTACAGATGATGACAAGGCAATGGCTAAGGCAATTGTTGAGGTACTCCCGAATACAACTCATAGGTTGTGTTTGTGgcacattttacaaaagtttcCAGAACACTTAACCTATGTATACAACAAATTTCCAGACTTTCAAAAAGATTTTCGTCATTGCATCCATGAAACAATTACTACTGATGAGTTCGAGCAAGAATGGAATTTGATTGTGGTGAAGTATGACCTAGGAGAAAATACTTCGTTGCAAAATCTTTACAGCCGACGGGATAAGTGGGTACCCGCCTACTTGCGTTCAACATTCTGTGCCGGTATGTCAACAACTCAGAGGAGTGAAAGCatgaacaaatttttcaaagattatgtTCGTTCAAGCACTATGGTTAGTGACTTTGTGCATCAATATGAAAAAGCTATAGATGCACGTtactttaaagagaaagagaaggatgtCCGGAGAAAATCTACCCGAGCGATAATGAAGACACCTTTTAAAATTGAAGAGGAGGCAGCATTGGTttatacaagaaaatctttcatcATCTTCCAAGATGAGTTGTTTAATAGTCTACGGTACCAAGCAAGAAGATTGTCTCTGACTGGTGAGGCGAAGACATATGGAGTGACAGTTCATGGTAAAGAAACACCTCTTTAGCATATGATATTGGAGGGTAGTGGAGAACATGCTACATGTACATGCCATATGTGGGAGTTTATAGGGATTCTTTGTAGGCATATCTTGTGTGTTTTTGGCAAGAAAGCGAAGTTAAATAGATTGCCAGAGCATTATGTTCTAGACAGATGGACTATTAATGCTAAGAGTCAACCCATTCCCCACATTCCGTGTTGTGATGCACAAGTGAGCGTGGAAGTAGATGAGCCTACGATGAGAAGAAGCAAGTCAATGATACAACTTTATGACATTGTAGAACTTGCATCCCAATCAGCAGAAAAACACAATCATTTCACACTTGCATTGGAGAAGGTTCACAAAGAGATGCTTGTAATGGACGAGCATGTAGAATGTTCACGAGCAGTGCCGGCAAATGATGATCAAATAGTAAGAAGCCAAGTTGTATCGAACTTTTCGCAAACGGTGCAAGATCCTCCACGGGTACCCACAAAAGGGCGTCCAAAATCTTTGAGAGCGAAGAACCCAAAGGAAacacaaacaacaaagaaaagacgTTGTAACATTTGCAAGAATGAGGgacatgttaaaaataattgtccTTCAGTAAGGTATAGTAGCCTTATAGTTATTTGTGTTTTATCACTTTGTAATTAAAGAAGCTAATAAAGATTGTTGTTCTTTTTGTAGGGATTTTGGGCCAACAACAACTGACAACATATCGTAACATTTGGATTCATAGTGCATGCAACGTTTATTATAAAGCAGTATGTGATTTCTTCCCTCTTTTAGCTAAATTAAATTGGTGGGATTATTTGATAGGACACAAATGTCAAACTTACTCTTTATTTGATGCAGCAGGATGCGGAAACTAAAGGTTTTGAGTCATACGAGGAGCAGCTGAGGAAGGTATTCGAGTCATATGAAGGAAGCTATGCCATGGTGTTTGATATAGCTCTATTGATTTTTCCCTTGGTGACAAATAGAGACACATTATTTGTTATCATGGCAGCACTTCACTGCCATTTATCTTTGTTATCATGGCAGCACTTCATTGATATTTGGTGGTACTTTATATtgtttaaagatatttggtggCACTTCATTTTCATGTGAAGAGTGGTAGATATCATATTGGTTTGGTATAGGTAAATATATCATGGCAGTAGCaaaaagaaagttttgagtttcGGTATTACCTTCCTTCTTTGGATTTCTGATTAGTTTATACTTCGCTGCAAAGACATCCACATATGTTAAGATAGCATCAGGTAGCTATTCCTTTAGGCTGATGATACTTTTTTTAAGCTGCCTATTGAACTTTTCAGCCATGTTATTTTGAGCTATGACGCACTATGTTGGTCAAGAATGCCAGAAAGTGGGCGGTGGTAGTAGTTTAAGGTCACTGCCAAGCAGCCAATGGGGCCTGTGTTATGTATCCAGTATGCTCTTGCCCCTTCTTGGTACAGATGCTGTATGACTTACTTGGATTGCTGCAGCAAACTGGCCAATGATGTCAGCGATTACTGCTTTAAATTGCTCATTGCTCATTGTTTGAAAACCAGCAGCAATATCATTTTGCCCAATGTCAAATGTATAAAGAGCCTTCGAGAAGTCCTCAGGTCTTAGGAGATTTCTTCTCTTGGACTCTTTCTTGGCTGCAAAACATCAAGtttatatttatagagattgttacctatttttttattaattttcacaaGAAAGTACCAAACAAGGATGGATTTTGCATTGTAATCCCATCAACATTGAGCTCGCAAAAGGCATATACCAATAAGGTTCGTCAATGTAAACAtctgaaattgaataaaatgataattaaggAGCTTTCAATCGGTTTTGTTTACCAGAAATTTGTGTATAAAATTACACCaataattcataatattctCGCTTTCAATACAATAGCAACGTGATGGAATTACAATTCAGAGTTTCCTTTGTTCGATAACAGCTCCAGTCAAGAAATTTAAAGCCCGCCATGCtccaacaaaactcaaaattctgtctcctaattaaatatgatctgcaacaattatatatatttatatatatataataaaaaacctccaaggtcatcaattataacAACAAACCTCCAAGGTCTAGTGCATAAAAAAGACCTGTCTCATTCCTATTAAAATAAGATTGAAAGCGAATGAACATGTTAAGCTGAAATTCAATTCGGTAGTACAAGGACAACTGATATCACATCCATGAGTAAGCACAAAGTAATTATAGGATCAagtatcaaaaagaaaatagtaactACATTAAAGTGTTACAACAAGTACAACGGGTTA
Protein-coding sequences here:
- the LOC108981567 gene encoding protein FAR1-RELATED SEQUENCE 5-like, with protein sequence MPKPAEIKIGCKAIMGIKKDGEKWIVNKFVVGHNHILLTPRSTSFLRGHRGVSKVQKKLILTLYESGVPTRKIMSVLSKDSGGDFNVGCIGKDVENYLGSQRRKIFEEGDAQRLYSYFLDRQNKEPGFVFSMQVDNDGCMGSCFWTDARSRAAYQYFGDVVTFDATYLTNIYKMPFVPFSGVNHHHQTIMFGCALLVNEMAESYIWLLRTWQQAMLRRAPSTIITDDDKAMAKAIVEVLPNTTHRLCLWHILQKFPEHLTYVYNKFPDFQKDFRHCIHETITTDEFEQEWNLIVVKYDLGENTSLQNLYSRRDKWVPAYLRSTFCAGMSTTQRSESMNKFFKDYVRSSTMVSDFVHQYEKAIDARYFKEKEKDVRRKSTRAIMKTPFKIEEEAALVYTRKSFIIFQDELFNSLRYQARRLSLTGEAKTYGVTVHGILCRHILCVFGKKAKLNRLPEHYVLDRWTINAKSQPIPHIPCCDAQVSVEVDEPTMRRSKSMIQLYDIVELASQSAEKHNHFTLALEKVHKEMLVMDEHVECSRAVPANDDQIDTNVKLTLYLMQQDAETKGFESYEEQLRKVFESYEGSYAMVFDIALLIFPLVTNRDTLFVIMAALHCHLSLLSWQHFIDIWWYFILFKDIWWHFIFM